CCGAGGGCCGACGCCGGGGTCGGCCACGCCCTCGCCGCGTACGATGGCGGGATGCGTCGGAAGCACCCCACCGTCACCCCCGTCGACCGCGCCCGTGGTCGGTCACGGCACGGACGCGGTGGCCGGTCGAGTGTCACCGGACCGGAGCTCGCGCCCGTCATCACGCGCGCCGAGACGTTCGACCGCATCGTCGGCGACACCGCCCACTACCTGGTGGGGCTCTGGCCGGACGAGCTCGCCGGGGTGGTGTTCCAGGTGGCCGACATGCCGACCGACCAGACGCTGCCGGACCGCCTCCCCCGCTGGCGGGTCGACCGCGGCGACCGGCGCGTGACGCTGTTCCGGATCCCTGTCGAGCGGGTCACCCGGAGTCCGGAGAAGGACGACACGGACCGCCGCGTGATCATCGAGACCGCGGTGTTCCGTGCGGTCGGCGAGCTCATCGACAAGGACCCGTGGGACCTGGCTCCCGACCGGTACCGCCACTGGTGACCGACACGGACCAGCACCCACGGCCGGACCCGGCACCCGACCGGTACCGCCACCGGTGACCGACAGGGACGACGCGCCGGTCGGGCACCGCCACCGCTGACCGACGGGCCCCGGCGTCAGGGGTAGACGGCGTCAGGGGTAGACGCGCACCGGGGTCGAGACCTCCGTCGCCGGCCGCACCGGGAAGCCGGCGATGCCGTCGTCCGCGTCGTAGCTGACGCCCGCGACGAGCCCCTCGGCGCCGGTGAGCTCGAGCTGCGTCGACACGGGGACCTGCACGGTGGCCGTGCTGCCCGAGGCGACGTCCACCTCCTGCTCACGGTCCCCCGAGGTGATCGTCACCGTCGC
The sequence above is drawn from the Curtobacterium sp. MR_MD2014 genome and encodes:
- a CDS encoding metallopeptidase family protein; its protein translation is MRRKHPTVTPVDRARGRSRHGRGGRSSVTGPELAPVITRAETFDRIVGDTAHYLVGLWPDELAGVVFQVADMPTDQTLPDRLPRWRVDRGDRRVTLFRIPVERVTRSPEKDDTDRRVIIETAVFRAVGELIDKDPWDLAPDRYRHW